GCAAAGCAACCCTGCCGATCCACACCGATAATTTGTGTGTTTTGGCAGACGTGATATTCGCCTCGCCGGCACTGCGGACATTCGTAACACACGATATGGGTTTCCGCCGATACGTGATCCCCCACCTGAAAGGAAGTTACTTGATCTCCGACGGCCACCACTTCACCCGAAAATTCGTGGCCGAATACATACGGCGGTTTCACTCGGCTTTTGGCCCAATCGTCGTACACATAGATATGGACATCGGTTCCGCAAAGACTCGTCGCTTTGACACGGATCAATACCTCATCGGGACCGTACTCCGGAATGGGCACCTCCCGCAACTCTGCGCCGAATCCGGCATGATGTTTCACCAAGGCGCGCATTGTTCCGCCCATAATGGACACTCCTTCCCCATCCTGAAATGACTGTGATATCATGATTTCACAACGATTATACCACCATTACACAAAGCTCGGGAAGGGAAAATGTCCATTTAAGGCGGACATTATCCCAGCCGAATTGAAAGACCGATCCCAGCTACGTACAGTGTACCCGAAAAATACGGCCGCGCTTCACGCTCCACCTCCGCCGGTGTATACTCCGGAAACAAATGCGTCAAGAGCAACCGTTTGGCGCCGATTTGTTCTGCCGCCATCGCTGCTTGCTCCGCCGAGAGGTGTCCAGTCGGATGTTGAGGAGCATTTCGTTTCAAATAGGTTGCTTCACACACAAACAGATCGGGAGACTGTGCCATCCGGCTCCAATCCGTTCGCGGGCCCGCATCCGCACCGTACAGAATCCGACTTCTCCCGTTGTCGGCCAATACTGCGTTACAGGGGATGGCGTGGTCCGTCGGATGAAACGACAAACGCACACTTCCCACAGATGTTTCCCTATGTTTCTCGATGGGCCGCCAATCGATTGCATCATGATATGTCAGGAGCCGGGCCCATTTTTCCGGGGCTCCCGGTGCATACACGGTGAGCGACCGCGTGCGACGGCCCATTTGTTTCGCTAATCGGATCGCGTACTGAAGCACAAAAAAGTCAGCGATGTGGTCATGATGCAAATGGGACAAAACGACCGCATCCAGTTCATACGGGCGGCAATACTGATCCAGTTGGGACAACACACCGCTTCCGCAATCGATCAAAATGCGCTTGTCCTCTGATTCCAGCAAATACCCCGGTGTCGCTCCCCCTGCTCCCGGGTAAGGAGATTGGTAACCCAATACTGTCCACCGCACACTTTCACACCCTTTCGTGGTGAAGTCACTCCCTGAGGAAAATGTTCCCACGATACCCACATTGTCAGACGCGCTTAAGCACATCTTTTCACCAGCATATGCATGATAATCATGACTGCTGAAAAAAGCCGCTTTCCCAATGGAAAGCGGCTTCTAGTCAGGTCATTATGCGAACTCAGCAACCAATTTGTCGAATTGCTCCTGGGTGATCTTCAGGTCTTGCTTGCACAACGCTGTTTCACGGAAGCCAGGAATCAGGTCCTCATACGATTTGCGATCCTTGTTCTGATAGATGATCCCGGTGACCAATCCGTTGTGCTCCATCAGCTTTTGCATGGCTGCTTGCCGGTCCGATGGATCGTATGATTCATCTTTTTCCAAGTTCACCAGATGCTCTTTGAACCAGTCGTAAGTGTTCACCTTGTTGTAAGTGACGCACGGGCTGTATACGTTGATGAGGGAGAAGCCCTTGTGCTTGATCCCCTCTTCGATGATGTGTGTCAACTGTTTCAGATCGCTGGACACCGCCTGCGCCACAAATCCTGCCCCAGCGGTGAGAGCCATTTCCATCGGTGCGAGCGGTGCTTCGATGGAACCTTTCGGTGTACTCTTCGTTTTGAAGCCCATCTCGCTTCGCGGAGATGTTTGTCCTTTGGTCAAGCCGTACACTTGGTTATCCATCACAATGTACGTGATATCGACGTTGCGCCGGATGGCGTGAATCGTATGCCCCATCCCAATCGCGAAACCATCCCCGTCACCGCCGGCAGCCACTACTGTCAGCTCACGGTTTGCCAGTTTGAGCCCTTGCGCAATCGGCAGGGCGCGTCCATGAATGCCGTGGAAACCGTATGCGTTGACATATCCCGAAATCCGACCGGAACAACCGATACCCGATACGATGGCCACGTCTTCCGGTTCCAGCCCCAAATTGGCAAATGCACGCTGCATGGCGGCCAATACGGAGAAGTCCCCGCAACCCGGGCACCAGTTCGGTTTCACTTTGTTGCGGAAATCTTTAAATGTGGCCATGGACCATCAGCTCCTTGCATTGGTTGTAAATTTCCGAGGGCAGGAACGGATTGCCGTCGTACTTGCCGAGATGGACGATTTTCTCGGCCATGCCGACGTACAGTTTCAACAACGAGGCCAGTTGTCCGGTCGCGTTGTTTTCCACCACGACGACTTTTTTCGCCCGCTCCATATACGGCCGGACAATATCGGACGGGAACGGCAGTACTTGGCGAATATGAACGTGGTTCACCTTGATGCCGTCCTCTTCAAGCCGCTCCATCGCCTCATGGATGGTGCCACGGGTGGAGCACAAACCAACAAGCAACAAATCCGGCTCCTCATGCGGCGCGTCGGCAATGATCGGGTTTTCGAAATCGATGCCGTTCGCCAGCTTTTTGAGCCGTTTCTCCATCATTTTTTTGCGGTTGACCGGGTTTTCCGACGGACGCCCCGTTTCGTCATGTTCCACACCGGTCACGTGATGTAGACCATGTTTCGTACCCGGCAACACCCGTGGAGAAACGCCGCTTTCTGTGAATTGATAGCGTTTGAACAACTGCGAGTCTTCCAAAGCGGGTAATTCCGCATCTAACGGCAACAGTTGTCCACGGTCGATTTGAATCCGGTTGTAATCCAGCGGTTCCACGGT
This portion of the Polycladomyces subterraneus genome encodes:
- a CDS encoding MBL fold metallo-hydrolase; this translates as MRWTVLGYQSPYPGAGGATPGYLLESEDKRILIDCGSGVLSQLDQYCRPYELDAVVLSHLHHDHIADFFVLQYAIRLAKQMGRRTRSLTVYAPGAPEKWARLLTYHDAIDWRPIEKHRETSVGSVRLSFHPTDHAIPCNAVLADNGRSRILYGADAGPRTDWSRMAQSPDLFVCEATYLKRNAPQHPTGHLSAEQAAMAAEQIGAKRLLLTHLFPEYTPAEVEREARPYFSGTLYVAGIGLSIRLG
- a CDS encoding 2-oxoacid:ferredoxin oxidoreductase subunit beta, with translation MATFKDFRNKVKPNWCPGCGDFSVLAAMQRAFANLGLEPEDVAIVSGIGCSGRISGYVNAYGFHGIHGRALPIAQGLKLANRELTVVAAGGDGDGFAIGMGHTIHAIRRNVDITYIVMDNQVYGLTKGQTSPRSEMGFKTKSTPKGSIEAPLAPMEMALTAGAGFVAQAVSSDLKQLTHIIEEGIKHKGFSLINVYSPCVTYNKVNTYDWFKEHLVNLEKDESYDPSDRQAAMQKLMEHNGLVTGIIYQNKDRKSYEDLIPGFRETALCKQDLKITQEQFDKLVAEFA